A stretch of Leisingera sp. S132 DNA encodes these proteins:
- a CDS encoding metallophosphoesterase family protein: MLSSLFNSLWPAARFDDPAPGAPLCVIGDVHGCLELLEAMLAKVPPGHRTVLAGDYIDRGEQSAGVLRYLSGRADLTCLMGNHEAMLLAFLEDPARAGGRWIRNGGLQTLASFGVRGVRPQMTAEELRGCRDDLRDRMGAALIAWLAGLPASLRTGTVLVVHAGADPGAAPEAQPQDVLLWGHPAFLRRPRRDGIWVVHGHTIVAAPAAAQGRIAIDTGAYAGGALSAVCLDGSAPRFLQVRS, from the coding sequence GTGCTGTCATCCTTGTTCAACAGTCTCTGGCCGGCGGCCCGGTTTGACGACCCGGCGCCGGGGGCGCCGCTGTGCGTGATCGGCGATGTGCATGGCTGCCTGGAGCTGCTGGAGGCGATGCTGGCCAAGGTGCCGCCGGGCCACCGGACGGTGCTGGCGGGCGACTATATCGACCGGGGCGAGCAGAGCGCGGGGGTGCTGCGCTATCTGAGCGGCCGGGCGGATCTGACCTGCCTGATGGGCAACCACGAGGCGATGCTGCTGGCGTTCCTGGAGGATCCGGCCCGCGCGGGCGGGCGCTGGATCCGCAATGGCGGGCTGCAGACGCTGGCGTCCTTCGGGGTCCGCGGGGTGCGGCCGCAGATGACGGCGGAGGAGCTGCGCGGCTGCCGCGATGACCTGCGCGACCGGATGGGGGCGGCGCTGATTGCCTGGCTGGCCGGGCTTCCGGCCTCGCTGCGGACGGGCACAGTGCTGGTGGTGCATGCCGGCGCGGATCCGGGCGCGGCCCCGGAGGCGCAGCCGCAGGACGTGCTGCTGTGGGGACATCCGGCGTTTTTGCGGCGGCCGCGCCGGGACGGGATCTGGGTGGTGCACGGGCACACCATCGTTGCGGCGCCCGCGGCGGCGCAGGGCCGGATTGCCATCGATACCGGCGCCTATGCCGGCGGGGCGCTGTCCGCGGTCTGCCTGGACGGCAGCGCGCCGCGGTTCCTGCAGGTGCGCAGTTAG
- a CDS encoding NAD-dependent epimerase/dehydratase family protein → MTQQTVLVTGSSGFIGYHLCQLLLEAGFRVLGIDNLSDYYSVQLKKDRQAKLVQHPDFTVVNRSIEEPGLMLDLFAGHRPDYVVHLAAQAGVRYSIENPRSYLESNITGTFEILEAARAYPPHHMLLASTSSAFGANTGMPYKETQKADHQMSFYAATKKATENMAHSYAHLFGLPVTMFRFFTVYGPWGRPDMALFKFTKAILEGTPIDVYNFGDMKRDFTYVTDLVEAIRLLLDAMPVRPADGVVPEGDSLSPVAPHRVVNIGNSESVRLTTFIEAIEAATGCKAQQNLMPMQAGDVPATWADASLLQSLTGYKPQTAVQEGVCRFVEWYQEYYRPAVLPHAAG, encoded by the coding sequence ATGACCCAGCAAACCGTCCTTGTCACCGGGTCATCCGGATTTATTGGCTACCACTTGTGTCAGTTGCTGCTGGAGGCCGGTTTTCGCGTTTTGGGTATCGATAACCTCTCTGACTACTACAGTGTCCAGCTCAAAAAAGACCGTCAGGCGAAGCTGGTTCAGCACCCGGATTTCACAGTGGTCAACCGCAGCATCGAAGAGCCGGGTCTCATGCTGGATCTGTTTGCAGGGCACAGGCCGGACTACGTTGTGCATCTCGCAGCCCAAGCCGGGGTGCGTTATTCCATCGAAAATCCGCGGTCCTATCTGGAAAGCAATATAACCGGCACTTTCGAAATCCTGGAGGCTGCCCGCGCTTATCCGCCACACCACATGCTGCTGGCCTCCACGTCGTCGGCTTTTGGCGCCAATACCGGAATGCCCTACAAGGAAACCCAGAAGGCCGATCACCAGATGTCCTTCTATGCCGCCACCAAGAAGGCGACTGAAAACATGGCGCATTCCTATGCTCATTTGTTTGGCTTGCCAGTAACCATGTTCCGCTTCTTCACCGTCTATGGCCCATGGGGGCGGCCTGATATGGCCTTGTTCAAGTTCACCAAGGCGATCCTCGAAGGTACGCCGATAGACGTTTACAATTTCGGCGACATGAAACGTGACTTTACCTATGTAACTGATTTGGTTGAAGCAATCCGCCTGTTGCTGGATGCGATGCCGGTCCGCCCGGCAGACGGTGTTGTGCCGGAGGGGGACAGTCTTTCGCCGGTTGCGCCGCACAGGGTCGTCAATATCGGCAATTCCGAGTCCGTCCGGCTGACCACATTTATTGAAGCCATCGAAGCGGCCACTGGCTGCAAGGCTCAGCAGAACCTGATGCCAATGCAGGCCGGTGATGTGCCTGCCACCTGGGCAGATGCGTCGCTGCTGCAAAGCCTCACGGGCTATAAGCCGCAGACTGCAGTGCAAGAGGGTGTTTGCCGTTTCGTGGAGTGGTATCAGGAGTACTACCGCCCAGCAGTCTTGCCGCACGCGGCTGGCTGA
- a CDS encoding CpXC domain-containing protein: MSLFHPVNLVCPHCEAPVTMMAVGSVNADRRPDLREDILEDRFQDAECGTCGEGFRLQPQFNYLDAGRGQWIVAMPASRLRDHLGLEDDAKALFDTSYGAKAPAAARDVGSGLAVRLTFGWPAVREKLLVRQLGLDDAIVEMMKLHILRSVESVPMAEGIELRLVEADEETDGYVFAWLETGSEQFLEYMTIPAELYRAIQGNPEGWAAIRQRLENGCFVDMQKLYMGDGRQPG; this comes from the coding sequence ATGTCCCTATTTCACCCTGTCAATCTGGTCTGTCCGCACTGCGAGGCGCCGGTGACCATGATGGCCGTGGGCAGCGTGAACGCTGACCGCCGCCCCGACCTGCGCGAAGACATTCTGGAGGACCGTTTCCAGGACGCCGAATGCGGCACCTGCGGCGAAGGTTTCCGGCTGCAGCCGCAGTTCAACTACCTGGATGCGGGCCGCGGACAATGGATCGTCGCAATGCCCGCCAGCCGCCTGCGCGACCACCTGGGGCTGGAGGACGACGCCAAGGCCCTGTTCGATACCAGCTACGGGGCGAAGGCCCCGGCAGCGGCCCGAGACGTCGGCAGCGGCCTAGCGGTGCGGCTGACCTTCGGCTGGCCCGCGGTGCGGGAGAAACTCCTGGTCAGGCAGCTGGGCCTTGATGATGCTATCGTGGAGATGATGAAGCTGCATATCCTGCGCAGCGTCGAGTCGGTTCCGATGGCCGAAGGGATAGAACTGCGCCTGGTTGAGGCGGACGAGGAGACTGACGGCTATGTCTTCGCCTGGCTGGAGACAGGATCAGAGCAGTTTCTCGAATATATGACAATCCCGGCGGAGCTTTACAGGGCCATCCAGGGCAACCCTGAAGGCTGGGCTGCGATCCGGCAACGTCTGGAGAACGGATGCTTCGTGGATATGCAAAAGCTGTACATGGGGGACGGCCGGCAACCCGGCTGA
- a CDS encoding META domain-containing protein gives MSFRPLQEQKSKKPRRIRLAFLGIFAGACCGLAALSFASDRRTGHGEGIPMPATTATDLNGPWIVLKVKGVDLEPFDDLRFDFDAGTLYGSSPCRSFTTTFGADLKNLMFSPVQTGGGLCDEETMIIERDFMQQISLVNRMEVDNEGQLVMYNFDQPLLWAKRLAG, from the coding sequence ATGAGCTTCCGGCCGTTGCAGGAACAGAAGTCTAAGAAACCGCGCCGGATCCGACTGGCGTTTCTTGGGATTTTTGCTGGTGCCTGCTGCGGGTTGGCTGCATTGTCATTTGCCTCTGACAGAAGAACCGGACATGGCGAAGGAATTCCAATGCCAGCAACCACCGCAACAGATCTGAATGGCCCTTGGATTGTGCTGAAGGTCAAGGGCGTCGACCTGGAACCGTTCGATGATCTGCGGTTCGATTTTGACGCAGGCACGCTATATGGTTCCAGCCCCTGCCGCAGTTTCACAACAACTTTCGGAGCTGACTTGAAAAACCTGATGTTTTCGCCCGTCCAGACGGGCGGCGGGCTATGCGACGAAGAGACCATGATCATTGAACGCGACTTCATGCAGCAGATCAGTCTGGTTAACCGCATGGAAGTTGATAATGAAGGTCAACTGGTGATGTATAACTTTGACCAGCCACTGCTGTGGGCCAAGCGGCTGGCAGGCTGA
- a CDS encoding IclR family transcriptional regulator → MAADAPEKKEGQIPTNLRLLVLLEEVVRRGVAVKPAEMIDAMGLPKPTVHRLMQTAEAEGFLQRDLDGRAYGPGPRLRKLALNTMSSEHLRTARLSILKSVAEELGETCNLATPDREGMIYLDRVETKWPLRIQLPVGTQVPFHCTASGKMYLSTLKANTLDAVLRARKLEAVTPKTCTDPDKLSAELAAISSLGYSTDDEEFIAGMVAVAVPVQDVRKRLIATLSVHAPAQRRSLQELMEFLPELQRAASELARLS, encoded by the coding sequence ATGGCAGCGGATGCGCCGGAAAAGAAAGAGGGGCAAATCCCCACCAACCTGCGCCTTCTGGTGCTGCTGGAGGAGGTTGTCCGCCGCGGCGTAGCAGTTAAACCAGCAGAGATGATTGATGCCATGGGCTTGCCTAAACCCACCGTGCACCGGCTTATGCAAACAGCTGAGGCCGAGGGCTTCCTGCAGCGAGACCTTGACGGAAGGGCTTATGGGCCCGGCCCGCGGCTGCGCAAGCTGGCGCTGAACACCATGTCGTCGGAGCACCTGCGCACCGCCCGCCTGAGCATCCTCAAGAGCGTGGCCGAGGAGCTGGGCGAGACCTGCAATCTCGCCACGCCGGATCGCGAGGGGATGATCTATTTGGACCGGGTGGAAACCAAGTGGCCGCTGCGTATTCAGCTGCCAGTTGGCACTCAGGTTCCTTTCCACTGCACCGCCAGCGGCAAGATGTACCTGTCGACACTGAAGGCAAACACGCTTGACGCGGTACTGCGGGCTCGGAAACTGGAGGCGGTTACCCCAAAAACCTGCACCGACCCTGATAAGCTCAGTGCGGAACTGGCGGCCATTTCCAGCCTCGGTTACTCCACCGATGATGAGGAATTCATTGCGGGAATGGTCGCCGTTGCGGTCCCTGTTCAAGACGTTCGCAAACGGCTGATTGCAACACTGTCAGTCCATGCTCCGGCCCAACGGCGAAGCCTGCAGGAACTTATGGAATTCCTGCCAGAATTGCAAAGAGCAGCATCGGAACTGGCTCGATTGTCCTGA
- a CDS encoding TRAP transporter large permease, which yields MDTGTWVTLISIGVTFLFMLGVPVLLVIGYWVIGCSFVLGLTLDNMGAELLNVFNKGFALLAMPLFILTGDLINQSGIARRLSDFAYACLGWMRGGLAMASLGACGLFAAISGSNSATTATIGSMLHPEMVKGGYDERFSAATAAAGGTVGIIIPPSIIFIVYGFLMNLPISDLFVAGILPGAMMVIGMQLACWIICRKNGWGFLIPLQLNRVLKTAFGAWLGFFAIGLVLWGIYTGKFSPTEAAGVTVGFCVIAGVLSWVVTKITGARSDKTWEEKSFAEMLVVEGFTIPQIPGIVVRSAQITGILAPLIAISVVMQQILSLLGAQQAIGGFVTSMGGYHAVLFTSMVIVFFSGMVLESLPVTIILAPILAPIAASVGVDPIHFSVIFLVGASIGFITPPYGLNLYVASGVTGVPYFRLLRYTVPYLAALIGVWLLVSLVPDFALVLLPNK from the coding sequence ATGGATACGGGAACCTGGGTCACGCTGATCTCGATTGGGGTCACCTTCCTGTTCATGCTGGGGGTGCCGGTGCTGCTGGTTATCGGCTATTGGGTGATTGGCTGCTCCTTCGTGCTGGGACTGACACTCGACAACATGGGTGCGGAGCTCTTGAACGTGTTCAACAAGGGATTTGCGCTTTTGGCGATGCCGCTTTTTATCCTGACCGGCGACCTGATCAACCAGTCCGGTATTGCCCGGCGCCTTTCGGATTTTGCTTATGCCTGCCTCGGCTGGATGCGCGGCGGACTGGCGATGGCCTCGCTCGGCGCCTGCGGGTTGTTTGCCGCCATTTCCGGCTCTAACTCGGCAACCACCGCCACCATCGGCTCAATGCTGCACCCGGAGATGGTCAAGGGCGGCTATGACGAGCGCTTCTCGGCTGCCACAGCCGCCGCGGGCGGCACCGTCGGCATCATCATTCCGCCGTCGATCATCTTTATCGTCTACGGTTTCCTGATGAACCTGCCGATCTCCGACCTGTTCGTGGCCGGCATCCTGCCCGGCGCGATGATGGTTATCGGCATGCAGCTCGCCTGCTGGATCATCTGCCGGAAGAACGGCTGGGGCTTTCTGATCCCCTTGCAGTTGAACCGGGTCCTGAAAACCGCCTTCGGCGCCTGGCTTGGCTTCTTTGCCATCGGACTGGTTCTGTGGGGCATTTACACCGGCAAGTTCTCCCCGACCGAAGCCGCAGGCGTCACCGTCGGCTTCTGCGTCATTGCTGGTGTCCTGTCCTGGGTCGTGACCAAGATCACAGGCGCCCGCAGCGATAAGACCTGGGAGGAGAAATCCTTTGCCGAGATGCTTGTGGTTGAAGGCTTCACCATTCCGCAAATCCCCGGCATCGTGGTGCGCTCAGCGCAGATCACCGGCATCCTGGCGCCGCTGATCGCAATTTCGGTGGTGATGCAGCAGATTCTCTCGCTACTCGGGGCGCAGCAGGCAATCGGCGGGTTTGTTACCTCTATGGGCGGCTACCATGCAGTGCTGTTCACCTCGATGGTCATCGTGTTCTTCTCTGGCATGGTGCTGGAAAGCCTGCCGGTGACCATCATCTTGGCGCCGATCCTGGCCCCCATCGCGGCCTCCGTCGGGGTTGATCCGATCCACTTTTCGGTGATCTTCCTGGTCGGCGCTTCTATCGGCTTCATCACTCCGCCTTATGGATTGAACCTCTACGTCGCATCCGGTGTGACCGGTGTTCCGTATTTCCGCCTGCTCCGCTATACGGTTCCTTACCTTGCAGCCCTGATCGGGGTCTGGTTACTGGTCTCGCTGGTTCCTGATTTCGCGCTGGTGCTGCTGCCCAACAAATAG
- a CDS encoding TRAP transporter small permease — MQLWPDIAAIFSAFASEDSWEIRNALESNAAWVLGTAAAALGGLVVMLVYRLIPLLDRHLERTIMVWSYLAIAFIIFWGVIDRFVFKNQQPWSTTIPPLLFMIMAWFGAAFNVRLRTHLSFSEFRTVMPRWAQMGCLALDAVLWFGFAVIVFVTTTRLTALSASNFQIVLGTDSVLQWWFLITAPMSFVLMIARVFENLADDIRNYRSGAPLIKQAVIGGDV; from the coding sequence ATGCAGCTTTGGCCGGATATCGCCGCCATTTTCAGCGCGTTTGCATCAGAGGACAGCTGGGAAATACGCAATGCGCTGGAAAGCAATGCCGCCTGGGTGCTGGGCACCGCCGCCGCCGCTCTGGGCGGCCTTGTAGTGATGCTGGTTTACCGGCTGATTCCGCTCTTGGACCGGCACCTGGAGCGCACGATCATGGTGTGGAGCTACCTGGCGATTGCTTTTATCATCTTCTGGGGGGTGATTGACCGCTTCGTGTTCAAGAACCAGCAGCCCTGGTCCACCACCATTCCGCCGCTCTTGTTCATGATCATGGCTTGGTTCGGGGCGGCCTTTAACGTGCGGCTGCGGACCCATCTGAGCTTTTCCGAGTTCAGAACTGTCATGCCCCGCTGGGCGCAGATGGGATGCCTTGCCCTGGATGCGGTCCTTTGGTTCGGCTTTGCGGTGATTGTCTTTGTCACTACCACCCGGCTGACCGCGCTGTCGGCCTCCAACTTCCAGATTGTTCTGGGCACCGACAGCGTGCTGCAATGGTGGTTCCTGATCACCGCGCCGATGTCCTTTGTCCTGATGATCGCGCGGGTGTTTGAAAACTTGGCTGACGACATCCGCAACTACCGCAGCGGCGCACCGCTGATCAAACAGGCCGTGATCGGAGGAGACGTGTGA
- a CDS encoding TRAP transporter substrate-binding protein, whose amino-acid sequence MGLTNKLGRISRRDLLRVAGTYGMSSTLLAAGGFGGAMSLANLASAAESTYEKRYTKPAKHTLKFGASGFNARNLLIERAGALEFARDLEARTDGEIRIEFIGDNQICGQLSCVEKTQQGIVDIYAASTQNSAGGAPYLNVLDYAFMFPGRASQYHFLYHPKSQEILRDPLEKRHGLKFLFSHCELRGIQLGLKYKDQPTITKLEQLFGTKNRVTGTQLGRIAMNALNLNPVPVAWEETLDGLKQGLIDGAETWASAVAYANMAPVVSQSVDLKFFCGTEHTSMSAKVFDGLEGYLQDAVMESAYWAQAHVQAANEAALVKTVGFSDPQLPGTVFAEHGVRPAFLPDSEIRMAEEMCSPEFQPQLWEQWRDRLNKWAGGIDTYKEIYTIAREVEKDMKPENVEPRRWWKG is encoded by the coding sequence CAGGCGGCTTTGGCGGCGCGATGAGCCTGGCGAACCTCGCCTCGGCTGCGGAATCAACCTATGAGAAGCGCTATACCAAGCCCGCCAAGCACACGCTGAAGTTCGGCGCCTCGGGCTTCAACGCGCGCAATCTGCTGATCGAGCGGGCAGGGGCACTGGAATTCGCCCGTGATTTGGAAGCACGTACGGATGGGGAGATCCGGATCGAGTTTATTGGCGACAATCAGATTTGCGGCCAGTTGAGCTGCGTCGAGAAAACCCAGCAGGGGATTGTCGACATCTACGCAGCCTCAACCCAGAACTCGGCTGGCGGCGCGCCCTATTTGAACGTGCTGGACTATGCCTTCATGTTCCCCGGCCGTGCGTCCCAATACCACTTCCTCTATCACCCCAAAAGCCAGGAAATCCTGCGTGATCCTCTGGAAAAGCGCCACGGGTTGAAATTCCTGTTCAGCCACTGCGAGCTGCGCGGCATACAGCTGGGCCTGAAGTACAAGGACCAGCCGACCATCACCAAACTGGAGCAGCTGTTCGGAACCAAAAACCGCGTCACCGGCACCCAGTTGGGACGGATCGCAATGAACGCGCTGAACCTGAACCCGGTGCCGGTGGCCTGGGAAGAGACCCTCGACGGGCTGAAGCAGGGCCTGATCGACGGCGCCGAAACCTGGGCCTCCGCAGTGGCCTATGCCAACATGGCGCCGGTGGTCTCGCAGTCGGTCGACCTCAAGTTCTTTTGCGGCACCGAGCACACCTCGATGTCGGCAAAGGTTTTTGACGGCCTCGAAGGCTATCTGCAGGACGCAGTTATGGAGAGCGCCTATTGGGCACAGGCCCATGTTCAGGCCGCAAACGAGGCCGCGCTGGTCAAGACCGTCGGCTTCTCCGATCCGCAGCTTCCGGGCACGGTATTTGCGGAACACGGCGTCCGTCCGGCCTTCTTGCCGGACAGCGAAATCCGCATGGCTGAGGAAATGTGCTCACCCGAGTTCCAGCCGCAGCTGTGGGAACAGTGGCGCGACCGCCTGAACAAATGGGCCGGCGGCATCGATACCTATAAGGAAATCTACACCATCGCGCGCGAAGTCGAAAAGGACATGAAGCCCGAAAACGTGGAGCCGCGCCGCTGGTGGAAAGGCTAA